A stretch of the Verrucomicrobiota bacterium genome encodes the following:
- the rodA gene encoding rod shape-determining protein RodA — MFGSTSNDRHARIDLLLVLALLGLMVLGAAFVYSATMANESTSALPWYAQSYFKQIIWYFVGLAAAAAICFVDYRVLTRWSYVAYWITIVALIVVLIPHIGTMRFGARRWFDLGFFQAQPSELTKLTLILALAQFLSRPSDELRLPHVFWKAIGMMALPFLLIMKEPDLGSALVLVPTAVVMLFVAGTPKRYLLRVAGVVGLLAVLFLVDILFAPPGWWQIKLQDYQRRRLLVYFGQDYAPSNATEAERLRLREQQRNDSYNVRQAMISVGSGRLTGKGWRQGTQNALGYLPRSVAHNDFIFSVIAEEKGFVGSVLVLTLYSVVLFIGIRIASQARDRLGKLLAVGVVTLLFSHVFINIGMNIRIMPVTGVPLPLLSYGGSSVLCSLIAIGLLQNVHTHRKSY; from the coding sequence ATGTTTGGATCAACCTCAAACGACCGCCACGCCCGGATTGACCTGTTGCTGGTGCTGGCCCTGCTCGGGCTGATGGTGCTGGGCGCCGCCTTTGTTTATAGCGCGACGATGGCCAATGAATCGACCAGTGCTTTGCCGTGGTACGCGCAAAGTTATTTCAAACAGATCATCTGGTATTTCGTCGGCCTGGCGGCCGCAGCCGCCATCTGCTTCGTTGATTATCGCGTGCTGACGCGCTGGTCCTACGTCGCCTACTGGATCACCATTGTGGCGCTCATTGTGGTGTTGATTCCGCATATCGGAACGATGCGTTTTGGCGCGCGGCGGTGGTTTGATCTCGGATTCTTTCAGGCGCAACCCTCGGAGTTGACCAAGCTCACTTTGATCCTGGCCCTCGCGCAATTCCTGAGCCGACCCTCGGATGAATTGCGCCTGCCGCATGTGTTTTGGAAAGCCATTGGCATGATGGCGCTGCCGTTTCTGCTGATCATGAAGGAGCCGGACCTTGGCTCGGCGCTGGTGCTGGTGCCCACGGCGGTGGTCATGTTGTTCGTGGCGGGGACGCCCAAACGTTATCTGCTGCGCGTGGCGGGCGTGGTTGGGTTGCTGGCGGTTTTGTTCTTGGTGGACATTCTTTTTGCGCCGCCGGGCTGGTGGCAGATCAAGTTGCAGGATTATCAGCGCCGCCGGTTGCTGGTTTATTTCGGTCAGGACTACGCTCCTTCGAATGCCACCGAGGCTGAGAGGCTGCGCCTGCGCGAACAGCAGCGCAACGATTCCTACAACGTGCGTCAGGCGATGATCTCCGTGGGTTCGGGCAGGTTGACGGGCAAAGGCTGGCGTCAGGGCACCCAGAACGCTCTGGGCTATCTGCCGCGCTCGGTGGCGCACAACGACTTCATTTTCTCTGTAATTGCCGAAGAGAAAGGATTTGTCGGCAGCGTGCTGGTCCTCACGCTGTACTCGGTGGTTCTGTTCATCGGGATCAGAATTGCCAGCCAGGCGCGCGATCGCCTGGGCAAACTGCTGGCTGTGGGCGTGGTGACGCTGCTCTTCAGCCATGTCTTCATCAACATCGGAATGAACATACGCATTATGCCTGTGACGGGCGTGCCACTGCCGCTACTGAGTTATGGCGGATCGTCAGTGCTCTGCTCGTTGATCGCGATTGGCCTTTTGCAAAACGTCCATACCCATCGAAAATCCTATTGA